The DNA window ACGTCGTCCACCATGGCATCGCCGAGGACCCCGACGAAGATGAGTACCACGACGACCGACAGGCGATGGCCGGGCTTCTGCGCTCGGTGCCCTCCGAGCTCTGGAGCACCCTCGCCATCAAGCGCACGGTGAAAGAGGCGTGGGACGCAGTCAAGAACTTGCGGATCGGCGACGAACGCGCGCGCGACGCCAGCGCGCAGCAGCTTCGCCGGTAATTCGGAAACCTCTCCTTCAAGGAAGGGGAGAGCGTCAATGAGTTCGGCATCCGCATCACCGCGCTCGCCACCAACCTCCGCTCCCTCGGCGACAACATCACCGACGCCGAGGTAGTGAAGAAGCTGCTGCAAGTGGTCCCTGAAAGGTTGAACCAAGCTGCTGTCTCCCTCGAGATGTTCCTTGATCTGAACAAGGTCACCATCGAGGAGGTGGTCGGACGGCTGCGTGTGTTCGAGGAGCGCACCAAGCCTAAGCAGGTCATGGACGCCATGGGGCGTTTGATGCTCTGCGAGGAAGACTGGGAAGCCCGACGCAAGGCACGCCGTGAGCAGGAGAACTCCGGTGGCGGCTCCAGCCCCAACATCCGCGGGAAGCGCCGTGGGCGCGGACGTGGACGCGGCGTTGCAGGAACCTCGTCGCGCGATGGCCGCGACGGCCAGATCGCGGGCCCCGGAAACGCCGGTGGCGGGAAGCCACCGCCCGGTACTCTCTGCCACAACTGCGGCAAAAGTGGCCACTGGGCCAAGGAGTGCcgcgagaagaagaagggcgcggccCATGTCGCGCaggccgaagaagaagaaggggcgcTGATGTACATCGCCGCGGAAGCTGAGGCCTGTGTTCACCTCGTCGAACGGAAGGTTTCCCTCCATCTCagcgaggaggagaaggaggccgtGGGGCCTCGCCGCTGGGTGCTTGACACCGGCGCGACGAACCACATGACAGGGTCACGGTCTGTCTTCGTGGAGCTCAACACCGGTGTCGCCGGAACTGTCAAGTTCGGTGACAGATCGGTGGTCGCCATCGAGGGAAAGGGCACCATCCTCTTCGCCTGTAAGAACGGGGAACATCGTCGCCTCGACGGTGTCTACTACATCCCGCGCCTCACCACCAACATCGTCAGCCTAGGGTAGATGGATGAGGACGGCTTCAAGGTCGACATCGAGTCCGGGATCCTACGCCTCTACGACTTGCAGCGACAACTCCTCGCCAAGGTGCATCGCTCGGCGAGTCGGCTATACTACCTCGACATGAATGTTGTCGCGCCTGTGTGTCTCACAGCTCGCGCCGGCGACGCCGCTTGGCGCTGGCATGAGAGGTATGGGCACCTCAATTTCCAGGTGCTGAGGAAGCTGGGGCGTGACGAGCTCGTGCGCGGACTGCCGGTGATTGATCATGTAGATCAAGTCTATGAAGATTGCGTGCTGGCAAAGCAGAAACGCACCTCGTTCACGCAAGCCGCAAAGTTCCGAGCGGAGGAGAAGCTTGAACTTGTCCATGGCGATTTATGTGGACCGATCACGCCGTCAACACCAGCCGGGAATGCCTACTTCCTGCTGCTGGTAGATGATATGAGCCGCTATATGTGGCTCACACTCTTGTGGTCCAAGGCAGACGCGCCGGCGgcgatcatggagttccaggCCCGCGTCGAGCGAGAGACGGGCAAGAAGCTGAAGGTTCTGCGGACTGACAATGGAGGTGAATTTACCTCGGTCGAATTCGCTGAGTATTGTGCAGGTGAAGGTGTCCAGCGTCATTTCTCGGCTCCCTACTCGCCGcagcaaaatggtgtagtagagcgCCAGAATCAGATGATCGTGGGGACAACGAGAAGCATCATGCGCGCGCGTGGTGTGCCCGGACATTTCTGGGGGGAGGCGGTGCACACCGCCGTGTACCTCCTCAACCGGGCACCGACGGCCGCACACAACGGGAAGACCCCCTACCAGGCGTGGTATGGGAAGCAACCCCCCGTGCACTTTCTGAAAGTGTTTGGATGCGTCGCCTACATCAAGCGTCTTCGTCCGCACCTCACCAAGCTCGACGACCGCGGCCAGAAGGTCGTCTTCATCGGCTACCAGAGCGGGTCTAAAGCATATCGCTTCTACGACCCCACGACGGAACGAGTCCACATCTCGCGCGACGCGATCTTCGACGAAAGCGCGCGCTGGAACTGGGCAGACACCTCCATCGACCTCGACCTGGAGCCCTTCACCATCGAGGAGGAGTACGAACTCCAGCGTCGTACTACTGGCGTACTGCCGTTGGATACGTCATTATCGGCACCTGCGACACCGTCCACCACCCAGAAGTCCTCTGCGCCTACTACATCGCCTGTACCAGCTACATCCACCGATACACCATCGCCACGTACTCCGATCGCTCCCATAGGGATGCAGGTCAAGTTTGCGACACCTCTCAGCGACGATCCCCACCTCGacgctgatgatgacgaggacgtgGAGCATAGGTACAGGAGGCTGGACAATATTCTCGGAACGGATACTGTTCCAGGTCTGGCAAACCGCGACGCTGTTGAGGCTGAACTCCATGCAGTCAGCGTGGAGGAGCCCAGGTCGCTGAAAGAAGCCGATGGCGACCCCAACTGGGTTGCTACGATGGAGGAGGAGATGAAGTCGATCCGCGACAATGAAACTTGGTCGCTGGTGGAGCTTCCACGAGGACACCGCGCCATCGGGCTCAAATGGGTGTATAAAGTCAAGCGCGACGAGAACGGGAACATCGTCAAGTACAAGGCCCGCCTCGTCGCCAAGGGGTACGTACAGCGCCCCGGCATCGACTTTGAAGAGGTATTCGCCCCCGTTGCCCGGCTAGAGTCAGTGCGACTGTTGCTCGCCATCGCAGCGCATTTCAGCTGGGGCGTCCATCACATGGACGTGAAATCGGCGTTCTTGAACGGGGAGCTCCAGGAGGAAGTGTACGTTCAGCAACCTCCTGGCTTCGTCGACGATAAGTACAAGTACAAAGTGCTCCGGCTTCACAAGGCGTTATATGGACTTCGCCAAGTTCCGCGCGCCTGGAACCAGAAGCTCGACGCCGAACTGCTATCGCTCGGGTTCACGCGCTGTGTCGACGAGCACGGGATGTATACCCGTGGCGAAGGAGGAGGACGCCTGATCGTGGGCGTGTACGTCGACGACCTAATTATCACAGGTGGTGATGCAGGTGCCGTGGCGAAGTTCAAGATGCAGATGTGGAACATCTTCCGCATGAGTGATCTTGGGCTCCTCTCCTATTACCTTGGTCTTGAGGTCACCCAGGGAGCTCAAGGGATCATGCTCCGCCAAAGTGCCTACGCCACCAAGATTCTCGAGAAGGCGGGGCTGGCTGGATGCAATGCCAGCGTCACACCCATGGAGATGAGGCTGAAGCTGTTGAAGGAGGGTACGACATCGAGCGTGGACGCCACCGAGTACCGCAGCCTTATTGGCAGCTTGAGGTACTTGTGCAACTCCAGGCCGGACCTGGCGTACTCGGTGGGTTACCTCAGCAGGTTCATGGAGGCGCCGCGGCAAGAGCATCTCGCAGCTGTCAAGCGAGTCCTCCGCTATGTTGCAGGCACGGTGCACTGGGGTCTGCACTACCACCCGGGAGGAGGCAGAGACACCGCGCCACACCTAATGGGCTACTCCGACAGCGACTTGGTAGGAGATGTCAATGACAGGAAAAGCaccagcgggctcatcttcttcctcgccgGCGGGCCGATTGCATGGCAGTCGGCGAAGCAAAAGGTGGTCGCACTATCCTCTTGCGAGGCGGAATACATTGCGGCTGCTGGAGCTGCATGTGAAGGGGTTTGGCTGGCTCGGCTGCTGGCTGAACTCATCGGAGGAGCTGTCATCGCGCCCAAGCTCAAGGTGGACAACAAGTCCGCCATCGCATTGATGAAGAATCCTGTGCACCATGACCGGAGTAAGCACATAGatgtgaagtttcatttcatccgGGAATGCTGCGACAGGAAGCTGATCGACGTCGAGTTCGTCGGCACTGAGCTGCAGTTGAGTGACATTCTCACGAAGGCGCTCGGACGCAGTCGGTTTCATGAACTCCGTGACGGGATCGGCATGAAAAATTTAATTTAGTTGCTCTAGGACTTAGGAGGAGATTGTTGAGATAAGTCCTGAGTTTCCTAACTATAGCAGGTAGAGGCGGTTAGCGCCATTAGCGGCCACGCAAGGATTGCGGCATGTCCCAGGTGGTTGGGATGGCAACTGCCTATCACAAACATGCCGGGATTAGCTCGGTTATTTGTTTCCGTATAATCATGCATGTACTTCCTTTTAATAAAGAGAACAAGCAACAGACGCTGCCGCTTTCGCAGCACCAATTCGCGTGTGTCCACTTCGTGTTCGTGTGTGTATTGTCTTCCTCCTCTCGCCGGGCTCGGGATCCTAACAGCCGAACCTTACGAAGTGCCTCACACTCTGACATGAAACTTCTCAAAGAGCCCGACTGTTGGAGATCAAAAACCTTCACAGCAACAATAGTTGTTGCGTCATTAATCACCAAGCTCCCCTGGTACACTGATCCATACCTCCCTGTACAAATCCGATTGCTTAGAGAAAATCCATTTGTTCCACGTACCAAATCTGCATAGGAAACTCTTGGATACACGCCATCCATCAATTGGAGAGCACCTTCTACTGTCACCAGTGCAGCTTCTGATTGAGCTTTTGATTTCTTTTGCAAGGTTCTAACAATTGCTAAGATCACGAATAACACCAGTGCACCTGCAACTGGAATCACTACTTTAAGAATGATATGATGCTTTCTTTGACTGTGCCACAAAGTTTTGTTTGGGCAAGCTGGCAAATGCAACTCCTGGACACCTCCACAGAGTTCATCATTATCAGCAAAAGAGAAGCCTGTCACATTAGTAAACACACCCTGTACTGGGATTTGGCCACTCAGTTGGTTGAAAGACACATCTAGATGGTTCTTCCAAAGGTCTGAGGGATTGGTCCTGAAAGGTTGTTGTGAGCAAGATACAATTCTTCTAAACCACTTATGCGGGACAACTCTTCAGGAATCTTTCCTGAGAGCATGTTATCTGTTAAATTTAGCAGTATCAAGCCACGCATTGAACTAAAGGATGTAGGGATGGCACCACTGAAGGAGTTACCATTCAATCGAAGCTTCATCATGCTTAAGCAGTTGCCAAGTGAATCAGGCAAAGGGCCAGATAAATTGTTCTCAGAGATATACAGATGTACAAGGTTTGTAAGACTTCCAACTTCTGGTGGGAGAGAACCAACGAAGTAATTATAGGACAAATAAAGATCATCTGTCAAGGATGACAGGCTGAAAATCTCTCTAGGCAAAGGGCCAGTAAACTTGTTATTGGACAAGCCAGCACCATTTAGCTGTTGCAAGTTGCCAAGGCTGGCTGGAAGTGGCCCCTCAAAGGTGTTCTTATATGCGAGCAGTATTTGTAGTTGTGTTAGGTTGCCGATTGAAGAAGGGAGATTTCCTGACAGGTTATTGTTTGAAAACTGCAAGAGTTTCAGGGCTGATAGCCTTCCGATGCTATCAGGCAAAACCCCAGAAAATTGGTTGTAGTCTAGCTTCAGTGCTTGTAGGCCAGCCAAATTGCCAATATCGAGTGGTATCTTACCAGAAATCTCATTTGCTGAGAGGTACAGCAACTGAAGCTGGGATGAAAGATTGGAGAAGGAACTTGGCAGCTCACCACCAAGCATGTTGTACTGGAGGCTGAGGAGACGTAGGCGGGTGCAATTTCTAAAGGATGTGATGAACTCCCAGTCCTGGGCGCTGCTTGCCTCAAGCATGTTGCCATCGAAAGTTAAGGTATCTGGACAAAGCTTTCCTATCCCTGGTGGTATGGTACCATTGAGGCTGTTAACACTGAGATCTAGCACATAGAGCATGGTTGCATTGCCAAGTGAAGATGGAACTCCTCCAGCGAAGTGGTTCATGTTCAGGAAGAGATATCTGAGCATGGGTAGGCCAGCCCCCATGTCAGATGGTAGTGTACCATGCATCGTGTTGTCAGACACCGCAAGCATTATCAGTGAGGACACATTAAGGAGATCTGGAGGGATGGTGCCTGAGATATGGTTTCCTGCCACTATGAATGACTCGAGTCCATGGATTCTACCGAAGCCCTCAGGGATGGTGCCCTCGAGGTGGTTGGTCCCAAGGTTGATTTCCCTCAGGGAAGAAGAAAGATTGGAGAGTGACTGGGGGATTGCCCCTGTGAGAGTGTTCGGCCCCAGCAGCACACCTTGGAGAATTGACAGGCCTCCAAGCCAATCTGGGATTCCCCCCGTTAGCTGGTTCATGCCAAGCCTGATGCTCACAAGGTTTCTGCAGTTCCTCAGGCCAGCTGAGATCTCACCCTGGAGTGGTTGTTTGAGATGTCAAGATATTGCAGCCGGTGTAGGCGGCCAACAGTTGCAGGGATTTCACCTTGCAGCATGTTTTGGCTAAGGTCAAGGCTTGTCAGGAATGTCAAGTTGCCAACGGACGCAGGTATGGTGCCTTCAAGGGCGGCAGAGCTGAGATCAAGTGCTGAGACCCTGCCCCTGTGCCTATGGCTGCATGTTACCCCTGGCCAGAGGCATAGGCTAGCACTAGTGTTCCAGGAGGACAACCTGCTTGATTGCTGGCCTACGATGGCCTTCAGTTCCAGCAAGGCTTCCCGGTCTCTCACTGCTGAACGGTGCTGCCGACGCCTGATTGAACAAAGTTGATGCTGGTAGGATCCCATGAAGCAACACAAGCAGCAGAAGTCTGATGGGGAACGACATGGATGCAGTGTCTTCGTTTGCTGCCATTGAGaaagatccaaatcaaatacTCTGCAAGTATATCAACAAGTTAGTTACTACTTTGTATGTATATTGATCTAATCTTCGTCAGTTGAATGTTTGTACATGCTGATTTTTTTTTAAGGCACAAACACTTGATTTGAGATGGATTGTCTTTGTCAAGTTTCACATACCGCTTGATTTCAGATGGATTGTCtccgtcttcctcttgcctgctgtaTGCCTTGTTTCTGTATCGTTCAACAAGCTAGGAGCATATTTTTCATATGAAAAGTCTGATATACTCCCAGTGTGTCAAGGGCGTCAGCGCCTAGGGACGCCGGACCGCGACTACGTAACTCGTAGTCGCGCTCCAGGCTCACCGCGAGATTTTACCCCTCCGCAGGCGGCCTGTTTAGAGTAGGGGAATGATAGATTCGATGGGTAATGCCTTGCTTCCCTTCTTCCTTGTCCAGGTACATGGCTAAATAGGCCTTGAGCTTAACAACTAGGAGCTAATTACTCCTCAATCTTAGGAACTAATTTGATCTCTCTTTCTATTCCTAGCCGCTGATTGAAACAGCCTGCTCCGCATGGCCTGAGGCCGACGGCTGTGAGCCAGCCGCACGTTCAGTAGCGCGACGGACGTCTCGGGCACGCCGTTTCCTAGAATAGGagcggccccacatgacatctcttcCCCCCTCGacgagcagctcgtcctcgagctggaacgtTGGATGCTTGTCGCGGAAGGAGTCCAAATCTTCCCATGTAGCCGAGGCAGCAGGTTCGCCCTTCCACTGGATGAGCACTTGACGCACCCCACGGGCCAGTCGAGC is part of the Miscanthus floridulus cultivar M001 chromosome 9, ASM1932011v1, whole genome shotgun sequence genome and encodes:
- the LOC136483968 gene encoding uncharacterized protein, yielding MGRALLLLAALLGPVATFAAVVAESTGRWLPATGVSGARDLAVAAIARRGSCNAASTSAPTALPADVGAGAATGVLLLTACLASGFPVFLAEHQTPHGVHDLLRLGALLEHTQPSDHLLDGDLVQIKEHLEGDSSLVQPFRDHLQQLLHYLGVGDVVAEGAEVGGERGDADAELIDALPFLEGEVSELPAKLLRAGVARAFVADPQVLDCVPRLFHRALDGEGAPELGGHRAQKPGHRLSVVVVLIFVGVLGDAMVDDVPDSKGLEVHLHDQGPFRIVCPGQHRPRDVRRWSLNDALDDARPGIPVARVAAVRAATATWRRFQRLDFLLAGGVTSQQLLGW